One window from the genome of Paramisgurnus dabryanus chromosome 24, PD_genome_1.1, whole genome shotgun sequence encodes:
- the LOC135741216 gene encoding uncharacterized protein yields MFVEMLTVVHEMDVTCCKSVGTDLSMLDIDDFITEISQLKKEVALLEAKLSSRGDEGLKRVRCACEDVTDGSSTECLDSVWMSRDQSRTPQPLLDSKLSEEKSRHTHDSELSLTLLCYTESKPTDAQDTTVCDSNQSLQEDQTSTESLDSVCIAGEQQQILQTTLKMCSVKLIDCRNIMMKMRRETTEDEDHTEDKNDDDDDDNDFIPSDEKSDSCSDGETSSTSKKRLTCITCGKTLSSQGHLKRHERKHTEQKLFTCRRCKISFATLQDKNLHEEKHKVEKKEKQFHCEQCGKKFFFLSLLNYHMKTHSDRKKLFHCSVCDKYFSNKGNLNAHNRNHTGDKPYKCPHCEKRFYNASHLKRHVRFHTNERPYECNECGKKFRELYCLKQHKKTQHEKKLYQCSHCAKGFGIKANLILHERIHTGEKPHLCSDCGKRFSDPSTFRVHQRIHTGEKPYHCNVCSKRFSRHDILNNHQRTHTGERLYKCSQCEKTFARLDGLKIHERVHTGEKPYHCSICGEKFAYYGSFQVHQKKHAEEQH; encoded by the exons ATGTTTGTTGAGATGTTGACGGTGGTACATGAGATGGATGTGACgtgctgtaaatcagtaggaactgatctgtccatgctagatattgatgattttatcacagaaatctctcagctgaagaagGAGGTAGCGTTACTGGAGGCAAAGCTGAGTTCAAGAGGAGATGAAGGACTGAAGAGAGTGCGTTGTGCTTGTGAGGATGTAACTGATGGGAGCTCCACTGAATGTCTGGATTCAGTGTGGATGAGCAGAGATCAGAGCCGCACACCACAGCCACTGCTGGACTCTAAACTCTCTGAAGAGAAATCCAGACACACACATGACTCAGAGCTCAGTCTCACTTTACTCTGTTATACTGAGTCAAAGCCCACAGATGCTcaggacactacagtgtgtgacagtaatCAGAGCTTACAGGAagatcaaacctccacagagtctctggattctgtctgtatcgctggagaacagcagcagatcctgcagaccacactgaagatgtgttcagtcaaacTCATCGACTGCAGGAACATCATGATGAAGATGAGAAGAGAAACCACAGAAGATGAAGATCACACTGAAGATaaaaatgatgatgatgacgacgACAATGATTTTATTCCTTCAG ATGAGAAGAGCGATTCCTGTTCAGACGGAGAAACGTCCTCAACATCAAAAAAACGACTGACCTGCATCACCTGTGGAAAGACATTGAGCTCACAGGGACATTTAAAGagacatgagagaaaacacacagaacagaaactcttcaccTGCAGGAGATGCAAGATCAGCTTTGCCACCTTACAAGATAAGAATCTTCACGAAGAAAAGCACAAAGTGGAGAAGAAGGAGAAGCAGTTTCACTGTGAGCAGTGTGGGAAGAAATTTTTCTTCTTATCTCTGCTTAATTACCACATGAAGACACACAGTGATAGAAAAAAGCTTTTCCACTGCAGTGTATGTGACAAATATTTCAGCAACAAAGGAAACCTTAATGCTCATAACCGAAATCACACAGGAGATAAACCTTACAAGTGTCCCCACTGTGAAAAGAGATTTTACAATGCCTCGCATCTTAAGAGACATGTGCGTTTTCACACCAATGAGAGACCGTATGAGTGCAATGAATGTGGAAAGAAATTTAGGGAATTATATTGtctaaaacaacacaaaaaaacacaacatgagAAGAAACTCTATCAATGTTCGCACTGCGCTAAAGGTTTCGGTATTAAAGCTAATTTGATACTTCATGAGAgaattcacaccggagagaaacctcaCCTTTGCTCTGACTGTGGTAAGCGTTTCTCTGATCCAAGTACTTTTAGAGTTCatcagagaattcacactggagaaaaaccttatcATTGTAATGTTTGTAGTAAGAGATTCAGTCGACATGACATTTTAAATAAtcaccagagaactcatacaggtgaaagaCTTTATAAATGCTCGCAGTGTGAAAAGACGTTTGCTCGATTAGATGGCCTCAAGATCCAcgagagagttcatactggagagaaaccttaccactgctccatctgtggagagaaattCGCTTATTATGGAAGTTTTCAAGTTCACCAGAAGAAACATGCTGAGGAACAACACTGA